The following are encoded in a window of Phaseolus vulgaris cultivar G19833 chromosome 3, P. vulgaris v2.0, whole genome shotgun sequence genomic DNA:
- the LOC137806441 gene encoding probable hexosyltransferase MUCI70 isoform X2: MALYRTNGELLTERRGIIDAVFSSFGKSDHGSRALRRSRRFGRITKHKLSRWIFLLTALISILLTLYGLKMFFQAKMESKFSTVPIILQEEPNQLGNIVLSDDAKTPKENIVVSDVGMMSKGKRRKHFPCEVGFLESVDGLVEPKSYMNSTWFSLEYVDHEERTSKNDLFEPRFGGHQTQEERENSFYAKNQTLHCGFVKGPPGHPSTGFDINDKDKAYMYKCKVAVSSCIFGSSDFLRRPTSRLISQYSKDNVCFVMFLDDQTLSKLSSEGNRPDERGHIGLWKIVVVKNLPFEDMRRTGKVPKFLSHRLFPNSRKAEYAISNHYDRHNVWEEVLQNKRLNKYNHTAIDEQFNFYQSDGLPKVDPSKPNDPLPSYVPEGSFIIRAHTPLSNLFSCLWFNEVDRFTSRDQLSFAYTYLKLRRMNPERPFQLYMFKDCERRALVKLFRHRSLPSLVDTA, from the exons ATGGCTCTGTATAGAACCAATGGTGAATTGTTGACCGAGAGAAGGGGCATCATCGATGCAGTTTTCAGTTCTTTTGGAAAAAGCGATCATGGCTCTAGAGCTTTACGTCGCAGTCGAAGATTTGGTCGGATTACCAAACACAAGCTTTCACGCTGGATTTTCCTTCTAACCGCACTCATTTCAATTCTACTAACACTTTATGGTTTGAAGATGTTTTTTCAAG CTAAAATGGAATCCAAGTTCTCAACAGTACCCATCATTCTGCAAGAAGAACCTAACCAACTAGGAAATATTGTGTTATCTGATGATGCAAAGACACCTAAAGAAAATATTGTGGTATCTGATGTTGGAATGATGTCTAAAGGGAAGCGCCGAAAGC ATTTTCCTTGTGAAGTTGGATTTCTGGAATCAGTAGATGGCCTTGTTGAACCCAAAAGTTATATGAACTCCACATGGTTTTCTCTGGAGTATGTTGACCACGAAGAAAGAACATCcaaaaatgatttatttgaaCCTCGATTTGGAGGACATCAGACTCAAGAGGAAAGAGAAAATTCATTTTATGCAAAAAATCAGACACTTCATTGTGGCTTTGTCAAAGGGCCTCCAGGACATCCAAGCACTGGATTTGATATAAATGATAAAGATAAGGCATATATGTACAAATGTAAGGTTGCAGTTTCTTCATGCATTTTTGGAAGCTCTGATTTCCTCCGAAGGCCTACAAGTAGACTG ATCAGTCAATATTCAAAGGACAATGTTTGTTTTGTTATGTTCTTGGATGATCAAACACTATCCAAACTCTCATCAGAAGGAAACAGACCTGATGAGAGAGGCCACATAGGCTTGTGGAAAATTGTTGTTGTAAAAAACTTGCCATTTGAAGACATGCGGAGAACTGGCAAGGTGCCAAAATTTTTATCACATCGCCTCTTCCCAAATTCTAG GAAGGCAGAATATGCCATCTCAAATCACTATGATCGCCATAATGTTTGGGAGGAGGTACTCCAAAATAAGcgtttaaataaatacaaccaTACAGCAATTGATGAACAGTTTAACTTTTATCAGTCTGATGGCCTCCCTAAGGTTGACCCATCAAAGCCAAATGATCCTCTTCCGAGTT ATGTTCCCGAGGGTTCCTTCATAATCAGGGCACATACACCCTtgtcaaatttattttcatgtcTTTGGTTTAACGAAGTTGATCGATTTACATCTCGTGATCAACTAAGCTTTGCTTATACTTATTTGAAACTCAGGAGAATGAATCCAGAGAGACCATTTCAGCTATATATGTTCAAG GATTGTGAACGCAGAGCATTAGTGAAGCTATTCCGGCACAGGTCACTTCCATCTTTAGTAGACACTGCTTGA
- the LOC137806445 gene encoding uncharacterized protein, protein MATEMEELVSFLASPSPQITKAAVDIVRGLTGSAEGLQSLANYSNALLPALSRLLTLPKEVSEAAAEALVNLSQNSSLAEAMVQLGLVKTTMDVLYKPECVIAQLLVMLLVNLTQLDAGVASVLQTEDEKVRGLYVMKLVRSFCRTAHESDDDAFEHVGSILVNISKQREGRKLLLDPKRGLLKQIIRQFDSNSTLRKKGVSGTIRNCCFEAENELQNLLLVSEFLWPALLLPVAGNKIYNELDRSKMPLELGTALSIEREPVNDPEIRIQALEAIYLIILQDAGRRAFWSVNGPRIVQIGYEDEEDPKVMGAYEQLGSLLVHSSSAEEPSSETTE, encoded by the exons ATGGCGACGGAGATGGAAGAACTTGTCTCCTTTCTAGCTTCTCCTTCACCACAG ATCACAAAAGCCGCCGTCGACATAGTTCGCGGCTTAACCGGTTCCGCCGAAGGCTTGCAGTCCCTCGCAAATTACTCAAACGCTCTCTTACCCGCCTTGTCTCGCCTCTTAACGCTACCCAAG GAGGTTTCGGAGGCTGCGGCGGAGGCCCTGGTGAATTTGTCGCAGAATTCGAGTCTCGCCGAAGCTATGGTTCAATTGGGATTGGTCAAAACGACGATGGATGTTTTGTACAAGCCCGAGTGCGTCATTGCGCAATTGCTTGTCATGCTTTTGGTCAATCTCACTCAACTCGATGCTGGTGTCGCTTCCGTGCTTCAG ACTGAAGATGAGAAAGTGCGTGGATTGTATGTCATGAAGCTTGTTAGATCGTTTTGTAGAACCGCCCATGAGAGTGACG ATGATGCTTTTGAACATGTTGGTTCAATACTTGTTAACATCTCAAAGCAGCGGGAAGGGAGGAAGCTTCTACTTGACCCAAAACGAGGTCTCTTAAAGCAGATAATTAGACAGTTTGATTCAAACAGTACATTGAGAAAGAAAGGG GTATCTGGAACTATTCGCAATTGTTGTTTTGAAGCTGAGAATGAGCTTCAAAATTTGCTTTTGGTATCAGAGTTTCTCTGGCCTGCATTACTTCTTCCTGTAGCCGGCAACAAG ATTTACAATGAACTAGATAGATCGAAAATGCCACTTGAACTTGGGACTGCACTCTCAATTGAACGTGAACCAGTTAATGATCCAGAAATTCGTATTCAGGCCTTGGAAGCCATATACTTGATCATATTGCAG GATGCAGGCCGGAGAGCCTTTTGGTCTGTAAATGGACCTAGAATAGTACAAATCGGTTATGAAGATGAGGAAGATCCAAAGGTGATGGGAGCATACGAGCAACTGGGATCCTTG TTGGTTCACAGCAGCAGTGCGGAGGAACCATCCAGTGAGACCACCGAGTAG
- the LOC137839011 gene encoding uncharacterized protein translates to MDTTESYMGVLREIDVWDGLDDVDLEQSISYNALDNETRVHECSEAFSTNEVFRDRDELLEWARSVGYSYGDNGGYIGRLSIEQKVMVEDMTKTLVKPRNILLTMKERNEKNVTTIKQVYNAITVHRRSQRGHRTEMQQLMLLLERDRFDFLRCICLLATEKENNFFWALDRLKGLFFRVDSCPRVVVCDRDVALMKAIRMVFPEAYNLLCRFHIDKNVKAKCKMFVHPREAWDQVMEVWGSVVDCDIVEAFEDRVNALRVVCSPWPIFVDYMMDTWLRPHKEKFVKAWIDKVMHLGNTTSFVSKYALNLISEVLDRVKSVGFDKSRCGCSLTCTHGLPCACQLASFGVGSIPLKSVHVMWTRLSFEDIATEQSSSELSIDKEFEVIVKRFKELDVAGKTSIYAPDHKVKTKGAVKMSRPTKFMRSTKRIPSYFEHVDFLHSQHDSCASKKSNEESLPEIVPAKCIRFLDQFPVGYHPYIVDVVDVKADGHCGYRVVAAQLGMGDESWVVVRMNLLKELSEWRQEYVQLFGGDDRYEYLKKSLLVEHMSMVPTTNTISFLH, encoded by the exons ATGGATACAACAGAGTCATACATGGGAGTTTTAAGGGAGATTGATGTGTGGGATGGATTAGATGATGTTGATCTGGAGCAGTCAATAAGTTATAACGCATTAGATAATGAAACCAGGGTACATGAATGTAGTGAGGCATTTTCTACAAATGAG GTATTCCGTGATCGAGATGAGCTGTTAGAGTGGGCGAGAAGTGTTGGCTATAGTTATGg AGACAATGGTGGGTATATTGGAAGGTTAAGTATAGAGCAAAAGGTTATGGTTGAGGATATGACTAAAACTTTGGTGAAGCcaagaaatattttactaaccatgaaagagagaaatgagaagaatgTGACGACGATTAAGCAGGTTTATAATGCAATCACTGTTCACCGAAGATCACAACGAGGTCACAGAACAGAAATGCAACAACTGATGTTGTTACTAGAGCGAGACAG GTTTGACTTTCTCCGTTGCATTTGTTTACTAGcaacagaaaaggaaaataattttttttgggcCCTTGACAGACTTAAAGGGTTGTTTTTTAGAGTTGATTCATGCCCTAGGGTGGTGGTATGTGATAGAGATGTTGCCTTAATGAAGGCAATTAGAATGGTGTTTCCTGAAGCTTATAATTTGCTCTGTCGGtttcacattgataaaaatgtgaaagcaaaatgtaaaatgtttgTGCATCCAAGAGAGGCATGGGATCAAGTAATGGAAGTGTGGGGATCTGTTGTGGATTGTGATATTGTTGAGGCCTTTGAAGATCGTGTCAATGCTCTTCGAGTTGTTTGTTCTCCATGGCCTATATTTGTTGATTATATGATGGATACATGGTTACGTCcacataaagaaaaatttgtcaaGGCATGGATAGATAAGGTGATGCACTTAGGAAACACAACAA GTTTTGTGTCTAAATATGCTTTGAACCTTATTTCGGAAGTGCTTGATAGGGTTAAATCAGTGGGGTTTGATAAAAGTAGGTGTGGATGTAGTCTTACATGTACTCATGGTCTTCCTTGTGCGTGTCAATTGGCTTCATTTGGTGTTGGTAGCATACCACTTAAATCAGTACATGTGATGTGGACTCGTTTAAGCTTTGAAGACATTGCAACTGAACAATCTTCATCTGAGTTGTCAATTGATAAAGAGTTTGAGGTCATCGTGAAGCGGTTTAAAGAGTTGGATGTTGCAG GGAAGACATCTATTTACGCACCAGATCATAAGGTGAAAACAAAAGGTGCTGTAAAGATGTCTCGTCCTACCAAATTCATGAGATCAACTAAGCGAATCCCTTCTTATTTTGAACATGTGGATTTCTTACACTCACAACATGATAGTTGTGCAAGCAAAAAATCTAATGAAGAAAGCTTACCAGAAATTGTACCAGCAAAATGTATTCGTTTCCTTGATCAGTTCCCTGTAGGGTATCATCCATATATTGTTGATGTTGTTGACGTTAAGGCTGATGGCCATTGTGGCTACCGTGTTGTTGCTGCCCAATTGGGAATGGGAGATGAGTCATGGGTTGTTGTTCGAatgaatttgttaaaagaacTAAGTGAATGGAGACAAGAATATGTTCAACTCTTTGGTGGTGATGATAGATATGAATACTTGAAGAAGTCACTTCTAGTGGAACACATGTCTATGGTACCAACCACTAACACCATTTCATTTTTACATTGA
- the LOC137806441 gene encoding probable hexosyltransferase MUCI70 isoform X1, giving the protein MALYRTNGELLTERRGIIDAVFSSFGKSDHGSRALRRSRRFGRITKHKLSRWIFLLTALISILLTLYGLKMFFQAKMESKFSTVPIILQEEPNQLGNIVLSDDAKTPKENIVVSDVGMMSKGKRRKHFPCEVGFLESVDGLVEPKSYMNSTWFSLEYVDHEERTSKNDLFEPRFGGHQTQEERENSFYAKNQTLHCGFVKGPPGHPSTGFDINDKDKAYMYKCKVAVSSCIFGSSDFLRRPTSRLISQYSKDNVCFVMFLDDQTLSKLSSEGNRPDERGHIGLWKIVVVKNLPFEDMRRTGKVPKFLSHRLFPNSRYSIWLDSKMRLNSDPMLIIEYFLWRRKAEYAISNHYDRHNVWEEVLQNKRLNKYNHTAIDEQFNFYQSDGLPKVDPSKPNDPLPSYVPEGSFIIRAHTPLSNLFSCLWFNEVDRFTSRDQLSFAYTYLKLRRMNPERPFQLYMFKDCERRALVKLFRHRSLPSLVDTA; this is encoded by the exons ATGGCTCTGTATAGAACCAATGGTGAATTGTTGACCGAGAGAAGGGGCATCATCGATGCAGTTTTCAGTTCTTTTGGAAAAAGCGATCATGGCTCTAGAGCTTTACGTCGCAGTCGAAGATTTGGTCGGATTACCAAACACAAGCTTTCACGCTGGATTTTCCTTCTAACCGCACTCATTTCAATTCTACTAACACTTTATGGTTTGAAGATGTTTTTTCAAG CTAAAATGGAATCCAAGTTCTCAACAGTACCCATCATTCTGCAAGAAGAACCTAACCAACTAGGAAATATTGTGTTATCTGATGATGCAAAGACACCTAAAGAAAATATTGTGGTATCTGATGTTGGAATGATGTCTAAAGGGAAGCGCCGAAAGC ATTTTCCTTGTGAAGTTGGATTTCTGGAATCAGTAGATGGCCTTGTTGAACCCAAAAGTTATATGAACTCCACATGGTTTTCTCTGGAGTATGTTGACCACGAAGAAAGAACATCcaaaaatgatttatttgaaCCTCGATTTGGAGGACATCAGACTCAAGAGGAAAGAGAAAATTCATTTTATGCAAAAAATCAGACACTTCATTGTGGCTTTGTCAAAGGGCCTCCAGGACATCCAAGCACTGGATTTGATATAAATGATAAAGATAAGGCATATATGTACAAATGTAAGGTTGCAGTTTCTTCATGCATTTTTGGAAGCTCTGATTTCCTCCGAAGGCCTACAAGTAGACTG ATCAGTCAATATTCAAAGGACAATGTTTGTTTTGTTATGTTCTTGGATGATCAAACACTATCCAAACTCTCATCAGAAGGAAACAGACCTGATGAGAGAGGCCACATAGGCTTGTGGAAAATTGTTGTTGTAAAAAACTTGCCATTTGAAGACATGCGGAGAACTGGCAAGGTGCCAAAATTTTTATCACATCGCCTCTTCCCAAATTCTAG GTATTCAATTTGGCTTGACAGCAAGATGCGTCTCAACTCTGACCCTATGCTgattattgaatattttttgtgGCGAAGGAAGGCAGAATATGCCATCTCAAATCACTATGATCGCCATAATGTTTGGGAGGAGGTACTCCAAAATAAGcgtttaaataaatacaaccaTACAGCAATTGATGAACAGTTTAACTTTTATCAGTCTGATGGCCTCCCTAAGGTTGACCCATCAAAGCCAAATGATCCTCTTCCGAGTT ATGTTCCCGAGGGTTCCTTCATAATCAGGGCACATACACCCTtgtcaaatttattttcatgtcTTTGGTTTAACGAAGTTGATCGATTTACATCTCGTGATCAACTAAGCTTTGCTTATACTTATTTGAAACTCAGGAGAATGAATCCAGAGAGACCATTTCAGCTATATATGTTCAAG GATTGTGAACGCAGAGCATTAGTGAAGCTATTCCGGCACAGGTCACTTCCATCTTTAGTAGACACTGCTTGA